The Brienomyrus brachyistius isolate T26 chromosome 9, BBRACH_0.4, whole genome shotgun sequence genome contains the following window.
ACAAGCGGAACCAGAAGGCAGCCAGGAGGGCGAGAGACTGACAGGCCAGGAAGTTCACCtgtgaaaatggggggggggagattatcTGAGCAGGGATCTTAATTAGGAATGGAAAGGGCAACATGAATGGGGTGAAATCCTAAGACTGCCCTCTATGTGGAATTGGCATTTTGAGACGATACTCCTGGATACCACCACAACATCCACATTGTTCAAAAGATATTGTTTGAAATGCATACCACAAATAGCTGGATGCTTTTGAATACTCTTAGCAGGATATGAATGCAGCCCATTATAAGATCAGCCTGGGTCTTTCTGTCCACGTTTCATTCATTTACATTCTTTTGGCCCAAACGTCATTATGACCGGAACCATGTGACGAAGAAGCTTAATTTCCTCTGGCCGATCTCCTAACCCAGCATGTTTAAGCAAAGACGAGCACGATTAAATCTCTGATATACAGGccattaagtaaaaaaaaatgtgttactTTAGTTATAACTGGGCCGTGATTCACGCACTGTCAGCCCAACCCGTTTGCTACGGTGTAGGTGGGCTGCACGCAACTAAATCCACCctgaaatcaaacaaaacaTAGGAGGCCAGTTACTCTACTTTAATTCATGTCTAAAAGGGGAAACCACAACTTCGGTGTGGTACAGTACATCCCCTAACAGCGCTGGCAACCTTTAAGCATTATTTAAGAGAcgaaatgttttattattattattattatccatccatccatccattttccaaaccgcttatcctattgggtcgcggggggtccggagcctatcccggaagcaatgggcacgagggcagggaacaacccaggatggggggccagcccatcgcagggcacactcacacaccattcactcacacatgcacacctacgggcaattgaacgactccaattagcctcagcatgtttttggactgtggggggaaaccggagtacccggaggaaaccccacgacgacatggggagaacatgcaaactccgcacacacgtgacccaggtggagactcgaacccgggtcccagaggtgtgaggcaacagtgctaaccactgcaccaccatgccgccccctattattattattattattattattattattattattattattattattattataataataataataataataataataataataataatataagaaACTAGGTATTTAAAATTATGGTGGGTAGGGCTTTCAGACCATTTTGATTTATTTCCCCACACGCCTCATTAAAAGTGAACAGTTTAAACTGTTAGGGTGCGTGTTACAATAAATTCTTAAATATATTAGACGAGTTGGCCTTTGTTTAGCGAGCCGATCAAGCCCTATGATATTGTGTTTCAATGTGTTTAACTTTACGGCTCTTTACTCCAGCGCCAGCAAACCTGCCCAGATTCGGGTTTCCTGGCGTCACCTGTCAAGCTGGCAAGCTGTCACCTGTCATAAAGTGCCATCTGCATACTGGAATATAGATCGAAGCATGAAGGAGCTCATTAAAAACATCACGGAAACTGTTGCTTCTGAAACGTGTTGCTCTTTCAGAGATGAGGCGACAACCGATCTGCGAGGATCGGTaaaagatttatttaaaatactgCGGGTACCCCCCCGCCCCTATTAAAAGTGCGACAGCTCGCCTACCTGGTCCAAAGGGAACCCCACGAGGTCGCTGACACTTTGCAGCCACGTGCAGCCCGTCGTCTTGTACTTAATGACTGTCTGTTCCATTGCCGATGCATGGGTGAGAAGCGACCGAGGGAGCAGAGCAACTCTTCGGGACTAGGCAGCTGTCCGAGACCGATCCGATCCGATCCACCGCCGCCTGAATCTTTCATTCATTCGCGAAGCGATGGAAACCCTTCTCCGTCCATTCCTGAAAGTCGGTGCCCGTGGCGTGCGGTTTAAATACACCGGGTATGGTGTCCTGCGCTGGGTGAAAAAGCCTGGGAGAGCCCGGGCAGAGCGCCTGGCACCGCCTTATCGCAGGCAAGGTGGTGCCTCGCAAAGGCGGGGCACGGACGGACCAGTGTGGCGCTACTCAGACCTCACTTTACCCCAAGCTACACCCTATTTCTCATTATAATAAGATCCCAGGCTTTACTGTGCTTTCAGGTCAAAGTAACGTGGGACGAACTGATGACTATTATTGTACAAATAACCTAAACAAAACTGATTTATAAATATGCTAGTACATACACAGAGCAAGTATAAATgcactgatttattagggtacATGACCCCTCTCTAAACAAACAGCAAGCAATGTTAATAACTTAAATTCGATGAGTTATCAATGTTTAAGTCAGCGCTAAAATCAAATCCTGTTTAACTGCCAAGATATTTAATTCATGCTATATGCCTATAATATTTTATTGTCCCTCTGCTGTCATTATTTCCGTCTGtctgttcagttgtagaaaCAAGTGGCCCAAATAATGCAAGGCTCTTTCGTAAAAcctgtgtttattttgagaCAGGTAATTGTACTATAGTGTCGGTGGGTTATCTCGACCGAGGATCGCTAGCATAGTTTCCAAGTTAAACACAATGCGGTCATGGATTTTCCTGGGTGGTCAGGTTAGACCAGCCGACCGATccaagagaaaaagaaaaagcaaCCACGCCTCTTCTGTCCCTTTGATTTGTGTGAAACattatacaccccccccccccctttgaatTACCAACCTAGGAGAAAATTGGTCTGTCAGAAACTAATATAGTCACCTTTCGGCGCATGTTTGCGGAAGTCTGATCTCATTCCTCTCTTTTGGGATGGGTCACCTCTGTCCCGCTGTCATTCCCTCCAAGCCTGTATGTCAGCTGTCAAATTCCTGTTGAACCTACTCAGTTCTCAAATCGTCACGGCTGCGTTTGATCTTGCAAGTTGCACTATTGCGTTTGTTGGTTCATTATTCAGCAATATACTGTAtctcaatattattattattatcattattttattattcttaAGTCCTACTACTACTAGTATAgttgttttgggttttttttatcGATGTATTGCATTGGTGGAGAAAGCACACAGATTTGTTGTACTTTCCAATGACGATAAAGATATATATTGCATTCGATTCTTTCATTGTTGTTCGTGTCCACTGACCGTTTATCAGGCTTGTGGCAGTTTAGTTGAAATCTGACTGTTTTAGATGAAATCCGCGTTGCGGATGGTGATCGTGGAGATTCTTTAAATACTTTAAATTAAGGCGCATTCTGTAGGCTCCCCCACGCCTACCGTACAAATATCATACTGTTAAATTCCCGGCTTTTTGCAACCCCGGGCCCGCCTGTACAGACTTCTTATTCttcgttttttttcctgttaatTGCTGTCATCGAGGAGAATGGTTACCATGCAGGAAGACGACACCCGTAGGTGAAAGAAGAGTGAAACCCGTAACAATGCCTACGCCTCCTGGAAGCGGGACGGAGCCTGAGCATTACTTACAAGGGAGCTTACAGGAAATCCATTTCATTGCCTGGTTCTGCTGCTCTATGCTGTagtgcacattttttttctgtagtgGGCATTTGATAAATAAACTTTGCTTTGATTATACACCAGAAGGCAGGACCTAAATGGGATACCGGCTGAGTCACTATTGGGCCCTTGTGCAAGGGCCCCTAACCCAGCTGCTTTAGGGACTCTCTGACTCCGCTTTCTCTATATATACGCCGCTTCGGATGAAACCGGCCGCCAAGTCATTGTAACCTGGATGTGATTTGACGACTGAGCAAAGTATTGACGatcagcagaggtggagatttcaggtccagagagtacaaatccagaccaagattttgtttcaaccagccacctgagcataaagagtcacagtcacagagtactcaactggttggttgaaacaaaaccctggtctggatttgtactctctggacctgaaatctccacctctgacgATCAGCACAAAAGTTTTAGCATTAGACCTATTTGCACAAGAGAGTTTTTAATTCAGTTCAAGCTGGGGGCTAAGCGTGTTTCAGCAATGTTTCATTCTGTCTTAGTAATGTGGAAATTAGTGTTTTACGTTTACGTGCATTTTTTGTATAACTTTCTTTTTAATCAGTGCAATTAACTAGACTAAGAGACGCAAGCGCGTAATCGGTAGGGGATGGTTTAAGGTATATGCGGCGTCTCGCTTTCAGTGGCTGAATGTGTGTCAAACTCAACTGCAATTAATGTCAGCTATAGGCTTGTTTTAATGAGCAACACGCATCAAAGCACGTGTTTTTTCTGCTGTGTTGGTGGAACTGCATATTTTGAGCGGTCTCTATCTGTtaaatatagaaatataaagCATTCATTACTTTTCACAGCAATTGTAAATGACTGCCACCTGCTGACGATTTTTGAAAGCGCAACTTGATATTTTATTACTCTTTGGCCGAGGTTTTAGGAAGTAAACTATTTTTGAAGAAGCCTTGATTTATTGAAATGAAGACAATCACAGACCACGCCGTAATACGACTGTATAGAAGCCAGTCTCATCTTCCCAGAGATATGCATGCGACACATCTTTCAAGACATGGTAGACATTAAATAATtgatatttaattattaatgatTCTGAAGTTGGAACTAATCATTCAATTTTCTAGTCCTCAAACCAATCAATCAAAACGTCTACACACAATTAGAGTACATGTATAGGCCTATAGAAAGGACCATTTTAACCATTACTATTCTCAGGGTTAATTTGTAAATGGTGACAATGTAATTTGCCATACAATATTTAATTCATGGATATATCACATAATTAAATCTGTCATCTTTTCACGATCTAACTACCCTGGTTCTGCATATTCCGGTATTTTGGATGGCTTTATGACAGTATTTGTGCTAATTATATAGTTACGGTCAATTGAAAGCGGACCAAATGGATGTATTTATGCTAGTTAGTGTTACAGTTAAAAGAAGGCGGAGCTGGCTTCCGGTTTTCCCAATGGGTGTGTTTATGCTAATTAGAGCGTTTCCCGGGAAATTTGAGCTTCGCGGGAGGGACTTTCGTGCGTAATCAGCATTCAACTATGTGTCAGTTAGCTGTGTTGCTTTCTGGGGTAATGTTTGAAAAGCCCAGGAGGGTGTAGTGTTAGTTAGCTCAATCTAACGCATCTAACAGTTATTGTAAGTCATATAACATTGAGCCGAAAAATATCGGAATATTAGATCTGCATTTAACACTTGCTGCAGGTGTTTGTATTGCACCTGCTGCCAGTGCTGGTGGATTATAGGAAAACACGACTTCGGTGTAAAGAAGAAGCGAAGGGCTGTTTGCCTTAAATCTATGGAGATGAGAAAACGGATCTCATCAGGCCCCAAAAGagcgaaacaaaaaattgttggGGGGTCTAAAGCTGGTAAATGTAGGCCTGTAGTTTTAACTAGGTCGTCACGTCGCGTTAGGTCTGTCCTCTCCAGCTCTACTCGTAAAGAAATTACTACGCCGACATCATGCCTCACAAAGCCCGTTTGTGTGTCGGAAAAGGCAGCCGGCAGGAGCCACAAGAATCGGGTCTATCCCGATCCTGCACCGGGACCCGCCTTAAGACACCCGCCGGTAATGAATAGCTGGTGCAATAATGACATTGTCGTTAGGCAGAGGAACTGCTGTGCCATGGATGCTGCTTTGCCTTAACGTTTTACTTAAATATACTTTGCGCGGTTGTGAATTTACCTTTGGAAATGACAAAAATCTAAATTCTTGTTACACCGTTGGTCGGCACATCATGTGCCACAGTCTGGGGTGTAAAATAtcagaaattattattattataatgtggGGCTTGCAGACTGCACTCACCTTGAAGTCCTTCATCAGATTTACTCTTATGAAGGACCTGTTGTTTGTCCATTATCATAATGGTGAGGGAATGGTGTGTATGTGTTGAAGTCTCATTGGTATTGAATGGCAATGATTAGATTCAGATTCCGATTACCGTATttatccccatggggaaattttcGTGCTGCGGTAGCGAAAACGTCAAGAAGACAAAGACACGAGGGAGGCGTAAGGGCAGACTTACACGTAATGCTGAATTACAaacgtatgtgtatatataatatgtatacAAATATGAAAAATGTACAAATATGTCTGTGTTACAATTTTTCCTCCTTATCTGGAATAGTTTATtcattcaacccccccccccccccttggtagTTTATTTTAGTAACGCGATGGGAAACATGCTGCAGGACTGAGGTCAGGGGAACATATACTGAAGCAGGAACTTGCACCTTCTTCCTGCAGTGAGTTGATACATTCCAGTAAGGAATGCATAATTGCATAATGATGGAACAGCCCCAGCCTTCCCTCCCCTGTGCTGAACTCGCTGTCATTTGCTCCTCATCTCTGTCCTCCTCCTGTATCATGTGGCCTGGCGGAGCATCACCTTTGGGTGCCCCCTACTCCCTACCAGCTGCTGTTTGTTAGCAATCTTTCCTGTCCCCTCCCTCGTGGAACATCTCCCTGCTTTGCGTGTTAATATGAGACCTTTATCACAAATGTCAGCGGCTCGGTGACAGCAATCTGTTCAGTCATGTGCCGGAGGGCAGTGATGACACACTTCCTGTCACATGGTGGGCGACTCGCTTTACGCTGCATTTTCCTTAAATCTGATATGCTCACTTTAGGTGCTTTAGTCTGCTTTGTTTCAATTTTAAGTGCTTTTAGGGATGGGGGGACTCGTTCATCCGGAGTGCTAACTGACTAATAACCACAGAAAAGGCAGCAAACTGGACAGCCATGACTAGAGTGGTAATGCAAAGATTATCCCAATACATCATTGAGGCCGGAGTTTTCAGGAAGTCAATTCATGACGCTTCGTGGGGTTCGGATACAAGGCTGGTGAATATCACCAGTTGTTCCTTCAGAAATGTAAGCTTTGGTGAACCTCTGTTTGCAGCCCATGAAGCAAGCATTTGGTCAGATATGTGGGACGTGGGACCAAAGGGGGACAAAATTAGCCAAATGCCCCCACCCCATTCCCATTAATGTCCCCCGCAGGCAAAACGGCGGCTGGAGATGGATGAGTCTGACAGAGAGAGTGGGAATCGCGGGTCCAAACGGCAGAAGGCCGATGTTTCAGCTCCGAGCCCTGCGATTGGCTCTGAAGGTGACCAATCACCTGTCACCCAGGCTGTTTTGCAGCAGCATTGCTTTTTAATGTTGGTCAGAGTGTGTGCCAGTCCTTGACATCTACAGAGCCGTGTCTCCTGCAGCCGTCTCTCCCGTGCGGCCGGGAGGGAGCCGCCACGACGCGTCTCTGGGCGTTCTGACCCAGAAGTTCTTCCAGATGATGGACCGGTCTGCGGATGGAGAGGTGGATCTGAACCAGGCTGCGGAGATGCTCGATGTCCAGAAGAGACGCCTGTATGACATCACTAATGTGCTGAAGGGCATCCACCTCATTAAGAAGACGCTGAAGAACAAGGTCCAGTGGGTGTGCGTGTCCACACACGGGGGTGGGACGGTGGTACAATCCAGTTTTAAAGATGTGGTTTATTAATAAGGGGTGGAGGGCAATCACTGGCCTGGCAATCCCGCTTTAGCTCCGCCCCCTCTACCCATAGAGGCCGCAGAGCGCCGGGAGCCCAGGGTGTGCTGAGCCGCTGTCACGCCCTGAGGCGAGACCTGACGTTGCTTGTCCAAGAGGAGGCGACGCTGGACCGGCTCATCCAGGGCAGCATCCGGAGCATCAGGCAGATGGCAGAGAACAGCAGCCTCCAGAAATATCCTTCAGGATCTGACCGTCGTTTCCGTAACGTTTCGGCACCGATCGCCGAGCCGGTGCTGCTGTCCTCCGCGACTCGCGAGGCCCGTGCAGATCAGTAAACTGGGCTTTAATGTCACACcatccatatgtgtgtgtgtgtgtgtgtgtgtgtgtgtgtatatattatatatttgagAGAAATTAAGAATTGCATCAGTAGTTTTTAATCCTGATCCTTGCGCCCCCCCctgccagaatgttttcattccaacccaCACTGCTATTACCTGCCACATTAATTATTAGCCTATTAAGCACCATATGAGCATGATTAATgcttaaaatgaaaacattctcggggggggggggggggatgggtgccaAGAACAGGACTAAGATCCACTGATTTAAATGAACATACTAAAATGAGTGACGCTTAGCTGTGAAGTGGTGAGCTATATATCTCCTGCGcgctccatttttttttctcttctcttTAATTCTTGTGACATTGGCGTATGTGACCTCTCAAGACATCCGGCTGATCGGAAGCCTTGGAGATCAGACTGTGCTGGTGGTGAAAGCCCCCTACGAGACCAAGCTGGAGTTACCTGCCATGCAGGAGGTGCGTGCACGCCACAGGGCAGGTCATTGCTGCTCTGGGCAGTCCGTGGGATAAAACGCTACGACGTGATGAGATACGGCAATGCCCAGGGGTGGCTTTGTCGTTACTGGTGCCCTACTCAAAAATCCACTTagggctccccctgctggtaaTCAGATGTTTcagaaactaaataaatagctagtGAGTAGCATCAGATCATAGCcaagctagctggttagcagagcgTGCTGCGTCTCCTAAATATGGAATGTGTGTATTTAATTTTTAGcatagtgactgtttgtgaccAACAGGGGGCCTCAAACTCCAGGGGCCCCACGCAAAAGCTTGGTTTGAGTGGTGGCAAATgctgctgatgctgctatttcctCTTAGAGATTTCAGATTCACCTAACCAGCACCAAGGGGCCCATTAATGTGTTCTTGTGCCCGGATGAGATTACGGCCAGCGGTCTCCCGGAGAGCGTCGTGAACGGGAATGTACCGGTCCCTGAAGGTCAGCTCCCTGCTGCAAACCGCTTCACTGAAACTGAAAAACCCGCCTGTCTCACAGGAACATCACTCGGTAATCCCTTTTGTGGGTAGCGCGATCCCAGACTCACAAAGCATTTTTTCTCATATGTAGAACTTACTTTTGGTTTGGTACAGGGTGGAATAACTCTGATGGTTACTTTTCAGCAAATACAGTCTGTGTACTATGACATAATTCAAACAATCACAATACTGAGTGAGTTCAGCCAAGGTTCTTAACAGAAATCCTGTGATTATTTGGTTATGCTCTACTCTTCTTTTAAATGGGATTCTGTAGTTTAAGAACAGCCTGCTACTGCCTGTTTTGGGGTATATATACAGGGTTAGGGGGGTCATGCCCCCCCACGGTGTCCTCCATGTTTCAGAGGTTTCAGAAGTGAACTGGTGCATGTGTCACCCATAGTATGacagtgtgcatctgtgtgagccctttgatgaactggcatcccatccagggtgtcccacctCCAGACCTCCCTTATGCCTTTTGCTGGAAAagtgaggatggatggatggatggacgggaaGGCGCACTAAACTGCAACAAAGAAATAGTGTCAATAAAGCTAAACACATCACTCGTTCTCATCCAACCTAAAAACGAATCAGTTCTGCATGTTTAACAATCTAGTAACTAGCAGGCGTCCATTAGTAAGAGTTTGCTACAGTTTGTGTAACAGTGTGTACTCTTTCATGCATCCCACcctgcagagtcagactgttCCACCCGGCAGATGTGGGGGGGACCTGGTATCCCCCCTGTCAGCTCTGATGGGCTGTTCGTCACGCTTTCGGCGCCCAGCAGCACACAGTACCTCCCCATCCTGGAGGACGACAAGGGGATCAGCGACCTCTTCAACTTCGAGCGACAGCCATTGGACAGCCACCTCTGAGAAGGGTGCCTTTCAAGATGGGCTCAGGGCAGGGCCAGGTTCTCAGGTTCTCCATCTAAGGTGCTCCCTCTCTCCTGTTTGCGGCGTTCTGCACCCTTTCTAACCTGGTTGCAGAACTCTTTGCTGATTGGGCCTACGAAGACACGTGTGTTTCGCTAACACGTGTTGTCACCAGCATTGATCTGTTTGGTACCAGAGCGGCATATTGTGACACGTTTGAGGGAGCTGTATGGGGTGTACACTGAAACCACTTGAGAACCTGACCAGCCTCCCTCCACCCTCCTTTTGAGATTTCCCAGCATCCTTTTAATCGGGAGCAGTCTTGGAGTCAGTGTTTTGGCTGGCTCCCAGATCCTCAGGTGGGCGTGGTTTAAATGTCATATGACCATAGAGGACCCAATGAGCCGGCGGTCTCTACACAACATCTATCTGCATAACATGTGATGTATATGTGACAAGGCTCAGTCTCTAGGCTGGCATAGACTGGCATTTCACCCCTTGAGGTAAAGTCACGCTTGTTTGATTAATTTCATCTACCGcgcttctgttttgttttgttaggTGAAAAGTAGTGTTATAATTTGTCTCTCTGGTCTGTGTTGTGGAAACGATGCACTTGTTtaatggatttttatttttgaccCACCGTTGTGGGTTCACAGTGATGAAGACAAGATTATTTGAACTTCTGACAAGAATGCACGGCATTCTGCTTCTATGTTAGTcttagaaatatgttgtgcctgtagatgctaatcatttgtt
Protein-coding sequences here:
- the LOC125749449 gene encoding transcription factor E2F3-like; translation: MDESDRESGNRGSKRQKADVSAPSPAIGSEAVSPVRPGGSRHDASLGVLTQKFFQMMDRSADGEVDLNQAAEMLDVQKRRLYDITNVLKGIHLIKKTLKNKVQWVGRRAPGAQGVLSRCHALRRDLTLLVQEEATLDRLIQGSIRSIRQMAENSSLQKLAYVTSQDIRLIGSLGDQTVLVVKAPYETKLELPAMQERFQIHLTSTKGPINVFLCPDEITASGLPESVVNGNVPVPEGQLPAANRFTETEKPACLTGTSLESDCSTRQMWGGPGIPPVSSDGLFVTLSAPSSTQYLPILEDDKGISDLFNFERQPLDSHL